TCCCCAGAACGACATCCCCGAATACATGGCGGCGCACCTGCCGGCCCTCGGCGGAACGTTTCTGCAGGCCGAGAGCGAAGTGGCGACGATCAACTTCATCCTCGGAACCTCCGCCTCCGGGAAGCGGGTGATGACGTCCTCCTCGGGCC
This is a stretch of genomic DNA from Deltaproteobacteria bacterium. It encodes these proteins:
- a CDS encoding 3-methyl-2-oxobutanoate dehydrogenase subunit beta; this translates as MNATAAAGGRILTKGNEAICLGAVAAGCRHYYGYPITPQNDIPEYMAAHLPALGGTFLQAESEVATINFILGTSASGKRVMTSSSG